The Acidobacteriota bacterium region ACGGCGCCTCGAGCGTCAACCTGACGTTCGTCGTCAAAGAGGAAGTCGTGACGGAAGTGGTCAAGCGACTGCATGACGAGTTTTTCGGGGCTTGAGAAGGGAAAGGATGGGTATTGCGAAAAACAGTATCAAACGCCGCCCAACACATCCGGGCGAAATGCTTCGGGAAGATTTCCTTCCGGATCATGGATTGTCGGTCAGCGGCCTGGCTGATGCAATTGGGGTCTCGCGACAAACGGTCAATGAACTGCTTCGCGAACGCCGCGCGGTAAGTCCGAAAATGGCGTTGCGTTTATCACGCCTTTTTGGAAACAG contains the following coding sequences:
- a CDS encoding HigA family addiction module antidote protein — encoded protein: MGIAKNSIKRRPTHPGEMLREDFLPDHGLSVSGLADAIGVSRQTVNELLRERRAVSPKMALRLSRLFGNSPEFWLNAQRAVDLWEASEAIGSDVERIQPLWAA